One Plasmodium cynomolgi strain B DNA, scaffold: 1636, whole genome shotgun sequence genomic window, CATATGATTATCCCTACGAACGATTTGTgtttattacaaaattaatattagAATACACAGAACTGATAATtggattaattttttttttgtcaaatgtAAATACTAAACAActtgaaaattttactttttaatctaatacacacatatacaaatttaaagaaaattttgtctattgataaataatacatattatttcttttcttttaaataaataattcatcttcctttttatgcacATTTAAAAGATCATTACATAATAGATGACATTGTTAcctaaaaaaaacagcacaaTATTAATTAGTTTTGTATATGTTCAACATGACAAAATCTGATTTACATGAATTACCTTCagcaaattttattaaagcGTTGACTGGTATACACACGGAAAGTAAGTATTCTATTGTTTGTGAAAATATCACAACAGATTCAgctgaaaaagaaaaaattaaagatattTGCACGaaacttgaaaaaatatatactatttAGAAAATGATCATAAGGATCAtccattatttttccataagCATTGTTATGATTTGAATTACTGGTTATATAATGAAGTAACTACACAGTTTGGTGATCataagacaaaaaaatatatatatcatttttttgaaaaaattcaaaaacaGTGGAATGATATTGACAGAAACGGAGAATctaataaaaatggtaaaatatgTAATCCCGAATCCGAACATTTTAAAACAGAATTATTcaaatatatcaaaaaattacttGATTAccttgaaaattttgaaacatttaaaaatgaaatggaaACAAAGAAGACAGAAATAAAGGAGACAAAACCATATAAATATTGTGACAATATTAAAGAATGTGttccattatattttacgtttaaaaaattatgtgaactaataaaaaatgacatatgcacaaaatatgtacaaaattatgataGTTATGATCCTGCAAATTTGTCTATATCATCATGTGTGGAAGGAAAC contains:
- a CDS encoding CYIR protein (putative;~vir-type antigen); the protein is MTKSDLHELPSANFIKALTGIHTEKNDHKDHPLFFHKHCYDLNYWLYNEVTTQFGDHKTKKYIYHFFEKIQKQWNDIDRNGESNKNGKICNPESEHFKTELFKYIKKLLDYLENFETFKNEMETKKTEIKETKPYKYCDNIKECVPLYFTFKKLCELIKNDICTKYVQNYD